One genomic region from Arthrobacter sp. YN encodes:
- a CDS encoding type IV secretion system protein — MPIECDLNGWWPPGCGLVSQANDGVQGSITSIFANVLQNIASWMWGFITGAFSVSEVDDSQWAAIGGLTNWWVIVMMTPLVVVMILQLLSGLISQQPRRLIRALVGGAAAVPLVAAAVYLVQQLTRVTDSASTALLESIGTDPYVVFMRLFGFERAPEGSEREWNVISLAPGNQGGAVGGAIVTVMAVIVVWILAFILMCSMIFRTFALAVLAAVAPVALMMMPWEKSKAWAGRWCEVVVALLLAKPLAATVLAAAIKLFADSTSFAGLAAGTVGMVLACGAPLMALRLVSFAGGELAAAAQTAGGGHVLARSSSVVSRQFSRQLGGMTIASMLGRSSLARPITSSRRDVPTRVLAPSLPLPRSLTSTTPILTSGEGASASYGANSARGGAARKDDVVSGEVVTEQSKQASSARPSPIGRKPAAGPPKANPPTSPRQPEMRSPGSALPASQLPPIRPKASEGHFPPEKPHD; from the coding sequence ATGCCTATCGAGTGTGACCTTAACGGTTGGTGGCCGCCCGGCTGCGGGCTGGTTTCTCAAGCGAACGACGGCGTCCAAGGTTCCATCACCTCAATCTTCGCCAACGTCCTTCAGAACATCGCCTCATGGATGTGGGGGTTCATCACTGGGGCCTTCAGCGTTTCCGAAGTCGACGATTCGCAGTGGGCGGCCATTGGCGGACTAACTAACTGGTGGGTCATCGTGATGATGACTCCGCTGGTGGTTGTGATGATCCTTCAACTCCTCTCCGGACTGATCAGCCAGCAACCACGCCGACTGATTAGGGCGCTGGTCGGGGGAGCAGCAGCGGTACCTTTGGTTGCCGCAGCGGTCTACCTTGTGCAGCAGCTCACCCGAGTGACTGACTCTGCTTCGACCGCTCTTCTGGAGTCCATCGGGACAGATCCGTATGTCGTTTTCATGCGACTCTTCGGCTTCGAGCGAGCTCCCGAAGGCTCCGAGCGCGAATGGAACGTCATCTCCCTGGCGCCAGGCAATCAAGGCGGAGCCGTCGGCGGCGCGATAGTGACAGTGATGGCAGTCATCGTCGTGTGGATCCTGGCGTTCATCCTCATGTGCTCGATGATCTTTAGGACGTTCGCCCTCGCCGTCCTGGCGGCCGTCGCACCGGTCGCCCTCATGATGATGCCCTGGGAGAAGTCAAAGGCCTGGGCCGGACGATGGTGCGAAGTCGTCGTCGCGCTTTTGCTGGCGAAACCGCTGGCCGCGACGGTTCTTGCAGCGGCGATCAAACTGTTTGCGGATTCGACGTCCTTTGCGGGTTTGGCTGCCGGCACTGTCGGCATGGTTCTTGCCTGCGGAGCACCATTGATGGCGCTGAGGCTAGTGAGTTTTGCCGGTGGCGAACTCGCAGCGGCGGCCCAAACGGCTGGCGGCGGCCACGTTCTTGCTCGCAGTAGCAGCGTCGTCTCCAGGCAGTTCAGCCGACAACTCGGTGGCATGACGATTGCATCAATGTTGGGCAGATCGTCACTAGCTCGCCCAATCACCTCAAGTCGCAGAGACGTCCCCACGCGCGTACTGGCACCTTCACTGCCCCTGCCGCGCAGCCTGACGAGCACCACGCCGATACTCACCTCAGGTGAAGGTGCTTCGGCATCGTACGGAGCAAACTCTGCCCGCGGAGGCGCCGCAAGGAAGGACGACGTGGTGAGTGGAGAAGTCGTCACCGAACAGAGTAAGCAAGCGTCGTCTGCGAGACCTTCGCCGATAGGCCGGAAACCGGCGGCCGGACCGCCAAAGGCAAACCCGCCCACGTCCCCTCGGCAGCCCGAAATGCGAAGTCCCGGTAGCGCGCTGCCCGCATCCCAATTGCCGCCCATCAGGCCCAAGGCTTCTGAGGGGCACTTCCCTCCGGAGAAACCCCATGACTGA
- a CDS encoding LuxR C-terminal-related transcriptional regulator has protein sequence MTIRCLREVEILTLASGAKSNLQIGSALSTAEGTVKRYLSNIF, from the coding sequence ATGACAATCCGCTGTCTCCGCGAGGTAGAGATACTGACACTTGCATCTGGTGCAAAATCGAATCTCCAAATTGGATCCGCTCTCTCTACCGCTGAAGGCACTGTCAAGCGATACCTTTCCAACATTTTTTAG
- a CDS encoding SCO6880 family protein has protein sequence MTEDTRALEAVKFPRYERRGIFMGLKWYQLVLLALGILTAIIASATGGPVGLTTMSPIWLLLMLMGVLQHARIPYPIWVSLITLFFVRLILGQTRYLARPEKALKAGKLALPGGLGSLKLQMTRRGECFIVDPQGKEVTVVLRCTTRSFALLDDDDKAWAAQAWSRVQAGLAQRSDIARIAVQDYTVPYPSSALQDFYDHTIVRNGGRPGGNSWGELAYQDLIAAAGSAMSHDVLLSVVVDTAKSRRRIKESGGGVGGLERVLRLEVQAITTSLATHGVRVDEWLSESRLLEVFRGSFDPETVSRGSVMNDSEPQVAQPSEQRRLSSSPMALEEHWTYLRTDSGFHQTFWVAEWPRQKVFPGFLHPLVYVGDFRHTVTQVIRAVPTLEALRDIRSAQEAHETRRRINARFDRPTTREQRAEEEEVSQREEEIVAGHGDVRPTAFVTITAASLEDLARHRHELESAAAGAFVELRLLAGQQWAAFIAGGLPLGRGLR, from the coding sequence ATGACTGAAGATACGCGCGCCCTTGAAGCCGTCAAATTTCCCCGGTATGAGCGCCGTGGCATTTTCATGGGGTTGAAGTGGTACCAGCTTGTGTTGCTGGCCCTCGGCATCCTGACCGCAATTATTGCCTCTGCGACGGGAGGCCCGGTCGGATTGACGACGATGAGTCCCATCTGGCTGCTGCTCATGCTCATGGGGGTGCTCCAACACGCTCGCATCCCGTATCCCATCTGGGTCAGCCTCATCACGCTGTTCTTCGTGCGTTTGATTTTGGGCCAGACGCGATACCTCGCCCGCCCCGAGAAGGCGTTGAAAGCGGGGAAGCTTGCGCTGCCAGGTGGACTTGGCAGCCTCAAACTCCAGATGACCCGACGAGGGGAGTGCTTCATCGTTGACCCTCAGGGCAAGGAAGTAACGGTCGTCTTGCGTTGTACTACCAGGTCATTCGCTCTCCTCGACGACGATGACAAAGCTTGGGCTGCCCAGGCATGGTCGCGGGTGCAAGCCGGACTCGCCCAACGCTCGGACATAGCAAGAATCGCCGTTCAGGATTACACGGTTCCGTACCCTTCGTCGGCTCTTCAGGACTTCTACGACCACACCATCGTGCGAAATGGTGGACGACCGGGCGGCAATTCGTGGGGTGAGTTGGCGTACCAGGACTTGATAGCCGCTGCTGGATCCGCCATGAGTCACGACGTGTTGTTGTCCGTTGTTGTGGATACCGCCAAGTCGAGGAGGCGCATCAAAGAGTCCGGCGGCGGCGTAGGCGGACTCGAACGTGTTCTGCGCTTGGAAGTACAGGCAATCACTACATCATTGGCAACTCATGGAGTGCGGGTGGACGAGTGGCTTTCGGAGTCCCGACTACTTGAGGTGTTCAGAGGTTCGTTTGATCCTGAAACGGTCTCCCGAGGGTCGGTGATGAATGACAGCGAGCCGCAGGTTGCCCAGCCGAGCGAGCAACGACGATTGAGTTCGAGTCCAATGGCCCTCGAGGAGCACTGGACCTACCTACGAACGGACTCAGGATTCCATCAGACCTTCTGGGTCGCAGAGTGGCCGCGGCAGAAGGTGTTTCCCGGCTTCCTGCACCCATTGGTTTACGTCGGCGACTTCCGGCACACAGTGACGCAGGTGATTCGGGCTGTCCCCACCCTGGAGGCGCTGCGGGACATCCGATCGGCTCAGGAAGCCCACGAAACACGCCGCAGGATCAACGCCCGGTTCGACCGGCCCACGACGAGGGAGCAGCGAGCCGAGGAAGAAGAAGTATCTCAACGGGAAGAAGAGATCGTCGCCGGTCATGGCGATGTTCGTCCGACTGCATTCGTGACGATTACCGCAGCGTCCTTGGAGGATCTGGCCCGACACCGCCACGAGCTCGAGTCCGCAGCAGCCGGTGCGTTCGTTGAACTTCGATTGCTCGCCGGGCAACAGTGGGCAGCCTTCATTGCGGGCGGACTGCCTCTGGGAAGGGGATTGCGATGA
- a CDS encoding alpha/beta hydrolase, with product MDSHPDQNTVVRAVERVDSGDLTLASAGIWSGYVYSKPEQLGVPYEDVEIPVANGVAPAWRFDPPASVEASGVWAIHVHGMGGRRAGTLRGIPIARRLGLTSLVVSFRNDGDAAPSYDGRYNLGQTEWRDVEAGINYAVSNGAERIVLFGWSLGASIALQAAALSPNSSRVAGLVLDAPVLDWRTTLAANAKAARLPRPVVHLGFSILRSKALRWVTGLAEPICLDSLNWLARATELNKPILVLHGEKDDTTPFEASRKAASLRPDLVRLVEFASEGHSLEWNVDPEKWERSVEEWFYGLPLAGSSPEQAGAQS from the coding sequence GTGGACTCCCACCCCGACCAAAACACAGTTGTCCGGGCGGTGGAGCGTGTGGACTCCGGAGACCTCACACTGGCCAGCGCTGGGATCTGGAGTGGGTACGTTTACTCGAAACCGGAGCAACTTGGTGTGCCGTATGAAGACGTTGAGATTCCGGTCGCGAATGGTGTCGCCCCTGCGTGGAGGTTCGATCCGCCCGCCAGTGTCGAAGCATCCGGTGTCTGGGCCATCCACGTCCACGGAATGGGTGGCAGGAGGGCAGGCACTCTGCGAGGCATACCCATCGCGAGGCGTCTGGGACTGACTTCGCTGGTTGTCTCGTTCCGCAACGACGGCGACGCCGCTCCGTCGTACGATGGCCGCTACAACCTCGGCCAGACCGAGTGGCGCGACGTCGAGGCCGGCATCAACTATGCCGTTTCCAATGGCGCTGAACGCATTGTCCTTTTTGGGTGGTCACTGGGAGCTTCCATCGCCCTTCAAGCAGCGGCTCTGTCGCCGAATTCCTCGCGAGTAGCCGGGTTGGTTCTCGACGCGCCAGTCTTAGACTGGCGGACGACCCTGGCAGCGAACGCCAAGGCGGCAAGACTTCCCCGGCCAGTTGTGCACCTGGGCTTCTCCATTCTTCGGTCCAAGGCCCTCCGGTGGGTGACCGGCCTTGCTGAACCAATCTGTCTCGATTCCCTGAATTGGCTGGCGCGAGCAACTGAATTGAACAAACCGATCCTCGTACTCCATGGTGAGAAGGACGACACGACGCCCTTCGAAGCATCCAGGAAAGCTGCCAGTCTGAGGCCGGACCTAGTCAGATTGGTGGAGTTTGCATCTGAGGGACACTCTCTGGAGTGGAATGTCGACCCCGAAAAATGGGAGCGATCGGTCGAGGAGTGGTTCTACGGTCTCCCGCTGGCTGGCTCTAGTCCTGAACAAGCGGGAGCGCAGTCGTAG
- a CDS encoding helix-turn-helix domain-containing protein, whose protein sequence is MSTSILMNRTRSQILRFLIRSGPSTPGVLASGLQASRATVRRHLLVLESAGYIQALADERYSAHASLVECHLIDLAAQYSVQIPPTTALPLVQD, encoded by the coding sequence ATGTCGACATCCATCTTGATGAACCGAACACGGAGCCAGATCCTTCGCTTCCTTATCAGAAGCGGGCCATCGACCCCTGGCGTCTTGGCGTCAGGACTTCAGGCTTCTCGAGCGACGGTTCGGCGTCATCTCCTCGTCCTTGAGTCGGCTGGTTACATTCAGGCTTTGGCCGACGAGCGTTACTCCGCTCACGCCTCACTCGTCGAGTGTCATCTCATTGACCTAGCGGCCCAGTACTCAGTGCAGATACCTCCTACGACTGCGCTCCCGCTTGTTCAGGACTAG
- a CDS encoding C40 family peptidase translates to MDLSYNARAFYGGPSGPNQGSPRGLLDVPGWSAMSKGQAAQAVQVSAFPELYARWELQATAIVDLLQGVTTVPTCIAGESGRPDPISSEGLSQIRQDILRFTQAGVGGAYVWGGTAFKAWDCSGFVQWIYRQVGIELPRVEQWRVGRMTDRPQIGDLVVQNPQGPYNWGHVGIYAGDGMMYSALNPSAGTLLHPIDWNPGSAYFDLLP, encoded by the coding sequence ATGGATCTTTCTTACAACGCACGGGCGTTCTATGGAGGACCCTCTGGACCGAATCAAGGCAGCCCTCGAGGTTTGCTGGATGTGCCAGGCTGGTCTGCAATGAGCAAAGGGCAAGCAGCTCAAGCAGTCCAAGTGTCGGCGTTTCCAGAGCTCTATGCTCGATGGGAACTACAGGCGACAGCCATCGTTGACCTGCTCCAGGGTGTCACCACCGTCCCGACGTGCATCGCCGGGGAGAGCGGCCGGCCAGATCCGATCTCTTCAGAAGGGTTATCTCAAATCCGACAGGACATTTTGCGATTCACTCAGGCGGGCGTGGGCGGTGCTTATGTCTGGGGTGGAACGGCCTTCAAGGCCTGGGATTGCTCCGGTTTCGTGCAGTGGATCTATCGCCAGGTGGGCATCGAACTACCGCGTGTGGAGCAGTGGCGAGTCGGGCGAATGACTGACCGTCCTCAGATCGGAGACCTTGTCGTGCAGAATCCACAAGGTCCCTATAACTGGGGACATGTAGGGATCTACGCTGGCGACGGCATGATGTATAGCGCGCTCAACCCGTCCGCTGGGACGTTGCTACATCCGATCGATTGGAATCCGGGCAGCGCCTACTTCGATCTGCTGCCATGA
- a CDS encoding KAP family P-loop NTPase fold protein, with product MAQTENQILPLWSDEPASTDLLSFQAIAETVADAIFDDGLNPIALGISGSWGSGKTTVLNLVEKRLSGWTDDDQKIIVVRADPWRYDPAVGPKESLITEVLGALAEECRTDDPVNDAASNTLKKLAKRVNWSKAIKMAARTGITMQLPSLDDIFDLVSDDKESLEGEKGLAAFRKEFSDFLGSPALAHVEQVVVLVDDLDRCLPETVVETLEAIRLFLSVDGMSFVIAADEERVAEAIQQKLQTPKAATEEESVASLYLHKIVQTTIPLPALSNFDTKAYLFLLLAKSKLGDVAYAQLVISCNELRFGAGSLDDLAMPEGSDLALEAATASRLTPVLYERFKGNPRRIKRFMNDLYVRQAVASRRGISLASDAIAKLMVLERLFESDFMTVLDWLASGNLRPQLMALDKITASDEPAPIAKVVDGKRPKLNVKTELPPQEDSLGGFSATMVRWAKLPPELDAGEVSGYLTLAAAFKGRQLIDESLPQQLRDIAAALTSGSQLERTSVNDAELAALARGDVDTLIQYLGRKMQDDPAVQLGAVNGILTLCSTHEDLVEVATRALLKLPAQEVSLPTVLLFNSGGAAQFVEVLGAWKAGTENKPVIKALDSVLDAGAK from the coding sequence ATGGCACAAACTGAAAATCAAATCTTGCCTCTGTGGTCGGACGAACCTGCATCCACAGATCTACTATCGTTTCAAGCAATCGCGGAAACTGTCGCCGACGCCATTTTCGACGACGGACTCAATCCTATCGCCTTGGGTATTTCTGGATCATGGGGTAGTGGTAAGACTACGGTCCTTAATCTTGTCGAAAAACGGCTGAGTGGCTGGACGGACGATGACCAGAAGATCATTGTTGTTCGCGCAGACCCGTGGCGTTATGACCCGGCCGTGGGTCCCAAGGAAAGTCTGATTACAGAGGTCCTAGGGGCGCTGGCTGAGGAGTGTCGCACGGACGATCCTGTGAACGATGCCGCCAGCAACACTCTCAAGAAACTAGCGAAACGCGTAAATTGGTCTAAGGCGATCAAGATGGCGGCTCGTACTGGTATTACGATGCAACTCCCAAGCCTTGATGACATTTTCGACTTGGTAAGCGATGACAAGGAGTCATTGGAAGGCGAGAAGGGTCTTGCTGCATTCCGGAAAGAGTTTTCGGATTTTCTAGGAAGCCCAGCCCTTGCGCATGTCGAGCAGGTCGTCGTCCTCGTTGACGACCTTGATCGATGTCTTCCGGAAACGGTTGTTGAAACCCTTGAGGCGATTCGATTGTTCTTGTCTGTAGATGGGATGTCTTTCGTCATCGCGGCCGACGAGGAGCGCGTAGCGGAAGCAATTCAGCAGAAGCTCCAGACTCCGAAGGCTGCAACGGAGGAAGAGAGCGTTGCGAGTCTGTACCTCCATAAGATCGTTCAGACCACGATCCCTCTCCCGGCCCTAAGCAACTTCGATACTAAGGCGTATCTTTTCTTATTGCTTGCCAAATCAAAGCTTGGCGACGTTGCGTACGCCCAGCTGGTCATTTCCTGCAACGAGCTCCGTTTCGGGGCTGGAAGTCTAGATGATCTTGCTATGCCCGAAGGATCTGATCTCGCTCTCGAAGCCGCAACGGCCTCCCGACTAACCCCGGTCCTTTACGAGAGGTTTAAAGGCAACCCGCGCCGTATTAAGCGTTTCATGAATGACCTATATGTGCGTCAGGCCGTTGCTTCTCGTCGGGGAATCAGTCTCGCCTCCGATGCTATTGCTAAGTTAATGGTGCTTGAGCGGTTGTTTGAAAGTGACTTCATGACGGTTCTTGATTGGCTGGCTAGCGGCAATCTGAGGCCTCAGTTAATGGCTTTGGACAAGATCACAGCATCCGACGAGCCTGCCCCGATCGCCAAGGTCGTTGATGGCAAGAGGCCTAAACTCAACGTCAAGACGGAGCTGCCTCCGCAAGAAGACTCATTAGGTGGGTTCTCGGCGACTATGGTTCGGTGGGCTAAGCTGCCTCCAGAGCTCGACGCTGGCGAGGTTTCTGGCTACCTCACTCTTGCCGCTGCATTCAAGGGGCGCCAACTAATTGACGAGTCGCTGCCCCAGCAATTGCGTGACATCGCGGCAGCTCTAACGTCTGGTTCTCAACTCGAGAGGACATCCGTTAATGATGCCGAGCTCGCGGCATTGGCCCGGGGTGATGTCGATACACTCATCCAGTACTTGGGCAGGAAGATGCAGGACGACCCGGCTGTTCAGCTTGGGGCGGTCAACGGCATTTTGACTCTTTGCAGTACCCACGAAGACCTAGTTGAGGTTGCCACGCGCGCCTTGCTGAAATTGCCAGCGCAAGAAGTTAGCTTGCCGACAGTGCTGCTGTTCAATTCTGGAGGAGCTGCGCAGTTTGTTGAAGTTCTCGGAGCTTGGAAGGCGGGAACTGAAAATAAGCCGGTCATCAAGGCCTTGGATTCAGTTCTGGACGCGGGAGCCAAGTAG
- a CDS encoding ATP-binding protein, with translation MSDITSMARVIAVGPDLIEIEVTSTDEYEQLEDKLEIGSYLKVSDENGSSVVALVQSFRIRDIVANEQGTEITTPKFILSTQPVGRLENGKFRRGGKQITIPPKRVEIATSDLLREIYDTTPEAKKFSFGHLVQDPNVAVSLDGDKFFGKHIGVVGSTGSGKSSTVAAILQEGVKASNGTSKPGALNNSHVIIFDLHGEYSAAFPDATVIGVDDIKLPYWLMNSEELEEMFIESNEQNSHNQVSQFRRAVIENKERHNSGSTGKISYDSPVYFSLAETVNYLTHLNSEVVSKLPDENLPKFANGDLVHNRADHYFEPVKGFVEQSQSKTDKASSGPFNGEFNRFLMRLEGRRGDKRLDFLLNPMKTDDTPYQTEDLPDLLRQFMGYGSPNSNVTIIDLSGIPFEVLSVVVSLITRLIFTFNFHFKKYRTRGEAELPYLLVYEEAHNYIPQSEGAKYGSVKRAIERIAKEGRKYGISLMIVSQRPSEISETVFSQCNNFVAMRLTNPADQRYVKRLLPDSLSAITDSLPSLERQEAIVIGDSIVVPSLIKVTDIKDLPDSHDIDFHTEWKKEWLDVGMKEIVETWQG, from the coding sequence ATGAGCGACATAACATCAATGGCGAGAGTAATTGCCGTCGGTCCGGACCTTATAGAAATAGAAGTCACGTCTACGGACGAGTATGAGCAGCTGGAAGACAAACTGGAGATTGGTAGCTACCTCAAGGTCTCTGACGAGAATGGTTCCAGTGTTGTTGCCCTTGTGCAGAGTTTTCGTATCAGGGATATCGTCGCCAACGAACAGGGCACCGAGATTACCACACCAAAGTTCATCCTCTCGACGCAGCCGGTTGGCCGACTGGAGAACGGCAAGTTTCGACGCGGTGGAAAGCAGATCACAATTCCACCTAAGAGAGTTGAGATAGCTACGAGTGACTTGCTGAGAGAGATTTATGATACGACACCGGAAGCGAAGAAGTTCAGCTTCGGACATCTTGTGCAAGATCCAAACGTAGCCGTATCACTCGACGGTGACAAATTTTTCGGAAAACACATCGGAGTGGTGGGTTCTACCGGTTCCGGCAAGTCCTCGACCGTTGCCGCAATCCTCCAGGAAGGTGTAAAAGCCTCGAACGGCACGAGTAAGCCGGGTGCCCTAAACAATTCTCATGTAATCATCTTCGATCTTCACGGCGAGTATTCAGCAGCATTTCCAGATGCTACGGTCATCGGGGTCGACGATATCAAACTGCCATACTGGCTGATGAATTCAGAAGAGCTGGAAGAGATGTTCATTGAAAGCAATGAGCAGAACTCACATAATCAGGTGTCGCAGTTTCGCCGAGCCGTAATTGAAAACAAGGAACGCCACAACAGCGGCTCGACTGGAAAGATTTCCTATGACTCGCCTGTGTACTTTAGTCTTGCAGAAACGGTCAATTATCTGACACACCTCAATAGTGAGGTGGTCAGTAAGTTGCCAGATGAAAACCTTCCTAAGTTTGCGAATGGCGACTTGGTCCATAATCGTGCCGATCACTACTTCGAGCCAGTCAAAGGCTTTGTTGAGCAGTCCCAGTCGAAAACTGACAAGGCGAGTAGTGGCCCCTTCAACGGGGAGTTTAATAGATTCTTGATGCGTCTTGAAGGTCGAAGAGGCGACAAGCGACTGGATTTTCTGCTGAATCCAATGAAAACTGATGACACGCCGTACCAAACCGAGGACCTGCCTGATCTACTTCGTCAGTTCATGGGTTACGGGAGTCCGAATAGCAACGTCACGATCATTGACCTTAGTGGTATACCGTTCGAGGTATTGAGCGTTGTTGTTTCATTGATTACGAGGCTCATCTTTACGTTTAATTTTCACTTCAAGAAATATAGGACTCGAGGCGAGGCAGAGCTCCCGTATCTCCTTGTTTATGAGGAGGCCCACAACTATATTCCTCAAAGCGAGGGTGCTAAGTACGGATCGGTGAAGAGGGCCATCGAGCGTATCGCCAAGGAAGGTCGAAAGTACGGCATCTCCTTGATGATCGTAAGCCAGCGTCCGTCGGAAATATCAGAAACCGTGTTCTCTCAGTGCAATAACTTTGTTGCGATGAGGCTAACCAACCCGGCTGACCAGCGCTACGTCAAGCGACTCCTGCCCGACAGCCTCAGCGCGATAACCGACTCACTGCCGTCCCTCGAGCGGCAGGAGGCCATCGTAATCGGCGACTCCATCGTTGTACCATCTCTCATCAAGGTTACTGACATCAAAGATCTGCCGGATTCACATGACATCGACTTCCACACGGAGTGGAAGAAGGAGTGGTTAGACGTAGGGATGAAGGAGATCGTAGAAACGTGGCAAGGCTAG
- a CDS encoding sigma factor: MSLEHLAGNAEIENSNSSPVDISLLSPVTPTLRVSVDQMMGAVEGVRRYVISHLARIGRSCDVDDVMQDIRMAVWDGVARGNYRQIPGVPFGAWVQGVTGNVCAAHVRRELGHKTLPLLIDPGEGESPEIVRQLTVLVVSRDYRDAEEIIDQEWAHMVLGLTRAAVSAPVWRLAVDSLTEPRRYAPPSPQDRRRWNAVTAVRQTAKTISQALDVDPEVVHDMSGLCRHAVGCLPSPLLRGVAAAIVLPEHHGVERQAAIAEVAEEFKVTDRYVAVQIGTARRLYQTAWRVIRSSMTSAV, from the coding sequence ATGAGCCTGGAACACCTGGCGGGCAACGCTGAAATAGAGAACTCAAACTCATCCCCAGTGGATATTTCGCTGCTGAGTCCGGTGACACCGACCCTGCGAGTTTCCGTCGACCAAATGATGGGAGCGGTTGAAGGCGTGCGTCGCTACGTCATCTCGCACTTGGCTCGGATCGGCCGCTCGTGCGATGTGGACGATGTCATGCAAGACATCAGGATGGCTGTCTGGGACGGGGTGGCACGCGGAAACTACCGACAGATCCCTGGTGTTCCATTCGGTGCCTGGGTTCAAGGTGTCACCGGAAATGTCTGTGCCGCGCACGTCCGCAGAGAGCTCGGCCACAAGACGCTTCCGCTGCTTATAGATCCGGGCGAAGGTGAGAGCCCGGAGATTGTCCGGCAGCTAACGGTGTTGGTCGTGTCCCGTGATTACCGCGATGCCGAGGAGATCATCGATCAAGAATGGGCGCATATGGTTCTTGGGCTGACTCGGGCTGCTGTGTCAGCTCCGGTATGGCGCCTCGCGGTGGACAGCCTTACCGAGCCGCGACGATACGCCCCTCCGTCGCCGCAAGACCGTCGCCGCTGGAATGCAGTCACCGCGGTTCGGCAGACTGCAAAGACAATAAGCCAAGCGTTGGATGTAGATCCTGAAGTTGTGCACGACATGTCCGGTCTGTGCCGGCACGCCGTTGGTTGTCTGCCGAGTCCGCTGCTGCGGGGAGTGGCCGCAGCCATCGTGCTGCCCGAACATCACGGCGTCGAACGGCAGGCTGCCATAGCCGAGGTTGCCGAAGAGTTCAAAGTCACTGATCGATACGTGGCGGTTCAAATCGGCACGGCCCGTCGGCTGTATCAAACGGCATGGAGAGTCATTCGCAGTTCCATGACTTCCGCTGTTTGA
- a CDS encoding TatD family hydrolase, with amino-acid sequence MDTHAHVDPGVSSRELEDLGAVVLIATRSLADFKLVQERQDLVSVWGVGCHPSLVGVQKAFIEEDFREALKKTPFIAEVGLDGSSRVPVGSQIGVLKTILSATHKQPRIVSLHSYKATAELVNVLRQEGGQPGRILHWWLGTDDETAEMLQLGCYFSINYSMLRAPGAWTQVPLDRILLETDHPSGDRFSSQPRQPGSVSDVEKLLAKRFQLTPHQIRVQCWKNFAAVVESTRTDTLMPRPVQRMIAAARARI; translated from the coding sequence TTGGACACCCATGCACATGTCGATCCTGGAGTCTCTTCACGAGAGCTGGAAGATCTCGGTGCGGTGGTGTTGATAGCAACTCGATCTTTGGCTGATTTCAAACTTGTCCAAGAACGGCAAGACCTAGTTAGTGTATGGGGTGTCGGATGCCATCCCTCTCTTGTCGGTGTCCAGAAGGCATTCATCGAAGAAGATTTCCGCGAAGCTCTCAAGAAGACCCCATTCATCGCTGAAGTTGGATTGGATGGCTCTTCTCGCGTTCCAGTGGGATCGCAAATCGGGGTACTCAAGACAATCCTGTCTGCAACTCATAAGCAACCTCGCATAGTCTCGCTACATAGCTACAAGGCAACTGCTGAGCTGGTGAACGTTTTGAGGCAGGAGGGCGGGCAGCCGGGACGGATCTTGCATTGGTGGCTAGGCACCGATGACGAGACAGCTGAGATGTTGCAACTGGGCTGTTATTTCTCGATCAACTATTCCATGCTTCGAGCTCCCGGTGCATGGACTCAAGTTCCGCTAGACAGGATTCTTCTGGAAACAGACCATCCCTCCGGTGATCGCTTTTCGAGCCAGCCACGCCAGCCCGGTAGTGTGAGTGACGTTGAGAAGCTACTGGCAAAGAGGTTTCAGCTGACCCCTCACCAAATAAGAGTCCAGTGCTGGAAAAACTTCGCGGCCGTCGTTGAATCGACGCGCACTGACACTCTCATGCCTCGCCCGGTTCAGAGGATGATTGCTGCAGCACGAGCACGAATCTAG
- a CDS encoding ArsR/SmtB family transcription factor, translating into MPRITQPHDDAWSPDVEDAVATFGNRSRNEILRFLTANGPASRGDIVAAVSAGEPSVAKHLIALEEVGAIEVDVEAGRRHGRSPRYSANPARIKELLDAHLRYVLEE; encoded by the coding sequence ATGCCACGGATCACGCAGCCTCACGACGACGCCTGGTCGCCCGACGTTGAAGACGCTGTGGCGACGTTCGGGAACCGCTCACGGAATGAGATTCTGAGGTTCCTGACGGCAAACGGTCCTGCGTCCAGAGGGGACATTGTCGCAGCGGTCAGCGCCGGCGAGCCCAGCGTCGCCAAACACCTCATCGCACTTGAGGAAGTAGGCGCCATCGAGGTCGACGTGGAAGCCGGACGACGCCACGGCCGCTCCCCCCGTTACTCAGCCAATCCTGCCCGCATCAAGGAGTTACTTGACGCCCATCTTCGTTATGTCTTGGAGGAGTAG